In Mycolicibacterium mucogenicum DSM 44124, the following are encoded in one genomic region:
- the panC gene encoding pantoate--beta-alanine ligase: MTDRRPPKFTAGELNLYTNPTDVSDVSRVLRATGRRVMLVPTMGALHEGHLELVRSAKKVPGAVVVVSIFVNPLQFGAGEDLDAYPRTLDSDVELLRGEDVDIVFAPSAAAMYPNGQRTTVVPGPLGAELEGGSRPTHFAGMLTVVLKLLNIVRPDRAFFGEKDYQQLVLVRQMVDDLDLDVRIQAVPIVRESDGLAMSSRNRYLDAEQREQAGALSAALLAGKYSASHGAAAALDAARAVLDEVPAIDVDYLEVRDPWLGPAPASGPARLLVVGRLGTTRLLDNIAIDIGASAGIDGHPNVGSAIGNDGSHELPWRN, encoded by the coding sequence GTGACCGATCGCAGGCCGCCGAAGTTCACCGCCGGCGAGCTGAACCTCTACACCAATCCGACCGACGTGTCGGATGTGTCGCGGGTGCTGCGCGCGACAGGGCGCCGCGTGATGCTCGTGCCGACCATGGGCGCGCTGCACGAGGGGCATCTGGAGCTGGTGCGTTCGGCCAAGAAGGTGCCCGGCGCCGTTGTGGTGGTGTCGATCTTCGTCAACCCCTTGCAGTTCGGCGCGGGGGAGGATCTGGACGCCTACCCGCGGACGCTGGACTCCGACGTCGAGCTGCTGCGGGGCGAGGACGTCGACATCGTCTTCGCGCCCAGCGCTGCCGCGATGTACCCCAACGGCCAGCGCACCACCGTCGTCCCGGGCCCGCTGGGTGCCGAGCTGGAGGGCGGCTCGCGGCCGACGCACTTCGCCGGGATGCTGACGGTGGTGCTCAAGCTGCTGAACATCGTGCGACCCGATCGCGCGTTCTTCGGCGAAAAGGATTACCAGCAGCTGGTTCTGGTGCGCCAGATGGTCGACGACCTCGACCTCGACGTGCGCATCCAGGCGGTGCCGATCGTGCGCGAGTCCGACGGACTGGCCATGTCGTCGCGCAACCGCTACCTCGATGCTGAACAGCGCGAACAGGCCGGGGCATTGTCCGCGGCGCTGCTCGCCGGCAAGTACTCCGCGTCGCACGGCGCGGCCGCCGCACTCGATGCGGCCCGGGCGGTCCTCGACGAGGTACCCGCCATCGACGTCGACTATCTGGAGGTCCGGGACCCATGGCTGGGTCCGGCACCGGCTTCGGGCCCGGCCCGCTTGCTGGTGGTGGGCCGGCTCGGCACGACCAGATTGTTGGACAACATCGCCATCGATATCGGTGCATCCGCAGGGATCGACGGTCACCCCAATGTGGGGTCTGCCATCGGCAATGACGGTAGCCACGAATTACCTTGGAGGAATTGA